GGGCACATGTCAGGCGTCGGGCAGCGGCGGCAGGCTGCGCAGGTAGAGGATGACCGCGTCGAGATCCTCGGGCGTCATCCCGGCGAGATAGCCATAGGGCATGGGTGGCAGCATCTCGCTGCCGTCGGTCCGCTTGCCCTCCGCGATCATCGCTTTCAGCTCGGCGTCGCTGTAGCCCGCCAGACCGTCCTCGTGGCTGGTGAGGTTGGCGGCGATGGAGGTGCCCCAGGGGCCGTGGAATTCGAACCCGCCCTGTCCGAGATGCGCCGGGTCGGTCATCGGGCCTTGCGGGCCCATCGGCGAGTGACACTCCATGCAATGCGCGACCGGGCCGGCGAGATAGGCGCCGTATGCCACCGTGACGCCCTGCGGCGGCGCGGTCACGGTCTCGACCGGCGGGCCGTAAGCCGGGGGCAGGGGGATGTTGTATTCGGAAGGCGGCACCTCGTTCTCCACCGGCGCCAGCGTGCGCAGGAAGGCGACGATCGAGGCAAGATCGTCGTCGCCCAGCCCACGATACATGGCAAAGGGCATCGGCGGCCCGATCAGCGAGCCGTCGGGCCGCAGCCCCTCGCGGATCGCGCGCGCCAGCTCTGCATCGCTCCAGTCCGCGATGCGGCTCGCGGGGGTGATATTGGGCGCATAGGCCGTGAAGACCGGGTTCTTGTCGACCAGCCGTCCGGCCAGCTCCATGCCCGGCACCGGCCCGTCCGGGCCCAGCGGCGTGTGGCAATTGCCGCAGCCCGCCGGCCCCCGAACGAGATATTCGCCGCGCGCCAGATCCGGCTCTGCGGTGGCTGCCACGGCAAGGCTGCCGAGGCTGGCGACCGACGTCGCGAACGCCTTCAACTTCATGATGTGTCTCCCCTGAGAGATGCAATTAAAAGTGTAAAACAAAACAGATACGCGAAACTCATCTTATCAGCTCCGTCCCGCCTGGCGACAAAAATTGACGCAGGGTCAAGCGGCGGGCGCCGGAGCTGACAGCCGAGGAAAGACGACGATATGCCAGCCACGATCTCACGCGCCGATTATGCCGCCATGTTCGGTCCCACCACCGGGGACAGGCTGCGGCTCGCTGATACCGATCTGATCATCGAGGTCGAACGCGACCTGACCGCCGAGCTGGTGGGCGCCGCCGGTGGCGGTAACGGGCCGGTCTATGGCGAGGAGGTGAAGTTCGGCGGCGGCAAGGTGATCCGCGACGGCATGGGCCAGTCGCAGACCACCCGCGCAGACGGCGCCGTCGATACGGTGATCACCAATGCGCTGATCGTCGACCATAGCGGCATCTACAAGGCCGATGTCGGCCTGCGCGACGGGCGCATCCACAAGATCGGCAAGGCCGGCAACCCCGACACCCAGCCCGGCGTGAACATCGTCGTCGGTCCGGGCACCGAGGTCATCGCGGGCGAGGGGCGCATCCTCACCGCCGGCGGCATGGACAGCCATATCCACTTCATCTGCCCGCAGCAGATCGAGGACGCGCTGCATTCCGGCCTCACCACCATGCTGGGCGGCGGCACCGGCCCCGCGCATGGCACGCTGGCCACCACCTGCACGCCGGGCGCCTGGCATATCGGGCGGATGATGCAGGCCGCCGATGCCTTCCCGATGAACCTCGCCTTTGCCGGCAAGGGCAACGCCTCGCTGCCGCTGGCACTGGCCGAGCAGATCAAGGCCGGCGCCTGCTGTCTCAAGCTGCACGAGGACTGGGGCACCACCCCCGGCGCCATCGACACCTGCCTGAGCGTCGCCGACGACATGGACGTGCAGGTGATGATCCACACCGACACGCTCAACGAGAGCGGATTTGTCGAGAACACCGTCGCCGCCATGAAGGGCCGTACCATTCACGCCTTCCACACCGAAGGCGCCGGCGGCGGCCATGCGCCCGACATCATCAAGATCTGCGGTGAGGAGTTCGTCCTGCCCAGCTCCACCAACCCGACGCGGCCCTATACCGGCAACACGCTGGAAGAGCATCTCGACATGCTCATGGTCTGCCACCATCTCGACAAGTCGATCCCCGAGGATGTGGCCTTTGCCGAAAGCCGCATCCGGCGCGAGACCATCGCCGCCGAGGACATCCTGCACGACATGGGCGCGTTTTCGATCATCGCGTCGGACAGCCAGGCCATGGGCCGGGTGGGCGAGGTGATCATCCGCACCTGGCAGACCGCTGACAAGATGAAGAAGCAGCGCGGCAAGCTCGCCGAGGAGACCGGCGACAACGACAATTTCCGTGTCCGCCGCTATGTGGCGAAATACACCATCAACCCGGCCATCGCCCATGGCATCAGCCAGCACATCGGCTCTGTCGAAGAGGGCAAGCGCGCCGATCTGGTGCTGTGGAACCCGGCGTTTTTCGGAGTGAAGCCGGAAATGGTGCTGATGGGCGGCACCATCGTCTGTGCGCAGATGGGCGACCCCAACGCCTCGATCCCGACGCCGCAGCCGGTCTATTCGCGCCCCATGTTCGGCGCCTATGGCCGTTCGGTCGAAAACTCGGCGGTGATCTTCGTCTCCGAGGCGGCGCAGGCCGAGGGTATCGGCGAGACGCTGGGCATCGCCAAGCAGACGCTTGCGGTGCGCAATACCCGCGGCATCGGCAAGAAGGATCTGGTCCTGAACGACGCCACGCCGGAGATCGAGGTGCATCCCGAGACCTACGAGGTGCGCGCCGATGGCGAGCTGCTGACCTGCGAGCCGGCGACTGAGCTGCCGATGGCGCAGCGCTATTTCCTGTTCTGATCCGACAACAGGCGCGCTTCGCATGACACGGCTGTTCCTCTGCCTGCTGGCGCTGCCCTCGGTGGCATCGGCCGACTGTCCGACGGCGGCGGATCTCGACACCGGGATCCTGTTTCACCTGGCGGGCGGCGATACCGAGCTGTTCCGGCGCGAGGACGCGCAGACGGTGCGCTCGGTCTATCACTACGCGGAGGAGAACGCCGAGAGCCATGTGCTGCTGGGGCGCGGCATGTATGTGCTGGCCTATGGCGAGACGCAGGACGGCGAGCCGGTGCCGGACGGGCTGATGCGCTACGATTTCGGGCGCGCACCGGAAGAGATGCCGCTGCCCGAGCCCGAGGGCGGCTGGACGGCGGATGTCGAGGTGACCGCCGCCTGGGGCAGCGAGCACGAGGTGCAGATCTACAGTTTCGGGCCGCTCAGCCGGGTCAGCTTCGGCGATTGCAGCTATGATATGATCCCGGTCATCCAGTCCTACCGGCCCGATCCGCTGGACACGGTGGAATTCGTCAACTGGCTGCCGGAGCTCGGCCTCTCCTACCTGTCGCGCATTGCCGACCGGGAGGGCGAGGACCGCTACGACTACACCGGCATCGAGGCGGTGCACTGATGGCGGTCAAAGGTAGTTCAAAGTTAAACCATCTACCTATGCGCTCAGCGAAACGCGACTTTGCAGTTGCAGCATTTGTGGAGTCGGGCAGGATCGCTTACCTATTGGCCGTGGGAGGGGACCTAAACATCGGAAGGAAGGTTTCCCATGGCATTTCAAAGCGCCGTACATCATCACGAAGCACCGTTTTTCTCGCGCGTTCTGCACGCGATCGGTCACATGTTCGTCGCCATCGGCGAGTCGAACCCGCGCCTGAAACGCGTCGAAGCGCTTCAGCGTCTGTCCGACGCCGAGCTGGCCGAAAAGGGCCTGCGCCGCGAAGACATCGTGCGCCACGTTTTCCAGGATCTGTTCTACGTCTGATCCTGCGTCCGAGTTTCCGGATCGCCGCGCGCGCTGACGCGGGCGCCGTTCCAACCTGCCAAGGCCACGCACCCGGTGAGATCCGGGGCGTGGCCTTCTCTGTTTTGCGGCCCCCGCGCCGCGCGAAAGGAGCCGAGACATGACCACGCTGCCCACCAGCCACGAAATCCTCCGCAAGGGCCTCTGGGACGATGCCGCCGACACCGTCCGGCTGAGCTATGAGGACCGGTTCCTGCGCCGCAAGGTGCTGAAGGCGGCGTCGGGGCAGGGGTTTCTGGTCGATCTCGCCCATACCGAAAGCCTCGATCATGGCGATGCGTTCCGGCTCACCGACGGGCGCGCCGTGGCGGTGGAGGCGGCGGAGGAGCCGCTGCTGGCGGTGACCGGCGCCGATCTGCCGCGCATCGCCTGGCATATCGGCAACCGCCACACCCCCTGCCAGATCGAACAGGGCCGGCTGCTGATCCAGCGCGACCATGTGATCCGCGACATGCTGGAAAAGATCGGCGCCACGGTGGCGGAGGTCGACGAGCCCTTTACCCCCGAGGGCGGCGCCTATGGCCATGGCCGCACCCACGGGCACGACCATTCGCACAGCCACGGGCCCGAGGCGCATAGCCACGACGACGGCCACGGGCACAGCCACAGCCATGCCCATAGCCACGGATCGCACCCGCATACGCATGAGCACTGACGCGGCGCTGACCCTGCACCAGCTCTTCTCTCCGGCCTTCCCGGTCGGGGCCTTCGCCTATTCCCACGGGCTCGAAACCGTGGTGCAGGCGGGGCAGGTGGGCGATGCCGACAGCCTGCTGGCCTGGCTGGAGGCGGTGCTGCGCCACGGTGCCGGCTGGTCGGACGCGGTGCTGATGGCTCAGGCGGCACGGGGCGCGGATCCGGAAACGCTCTCCGAGCTGGGCCGCGCGCTCTCGCCCTCCGCCGAGCGGCGGCTGGAGACTGAGCAGCAGGGAAATGCCTTTGCCGCGACGGTTTCGGAGGTCTGGGGGCTGGAGATCCCGCCATCCCCCTATCCCGTGGCGGTCGGGCGCGCGGTGCGGGCGCTGGAACTGCCGCTGGCGGAGGCGCTGCGGCTCTACCTTCTGGCCTTTGCCTCCAACCTCGCGAGCGCCGGCGTGCGTCTGGTGCCGCTCGGCCAGACCGAGGGCCAGCGCGTGGTGGCGGCGCTGGCGCCGCTCTGCGCGGCGCTGGCAAAACAGGCGGAAGCGGCGGATCTCGACGAGGTCGGTGGCTTCGCACCGCTGATCGACATTGCCAGCCAGCGCCACGACATGCTCTATTCGCGGCTCTTCAGATCGTAACGGAGGTAAAGATGGCATCCCCGAACGGACCTTTGCGCGTGGGCCTCGGCGGCCCGGTGGGCGCCGGCAAGACCACGCTGACCGCGGCGCTCGCCCGGGCGCTGCGCGACCGGCTGTCCATGGCGGTGGTCACCAACGACATCTACACCCGCGAGGATGCCGAGGAACTGATGCGCCAGCAGGTGCTGCCGCTCGACCGCATCAAGGGGGTGGAGACCGGCGGCTGCCCGCATACCGCGATCCGCGAGGATGCCTCGATCAACCTTGCCGCCATTGCCGAGCTGAACGCGGCTTTCCCCGATCTCGACCTGATCCTGATCGAATCCGGGGGCGACAACCTCTCGGCGACCTTCTCGCCGGAACTGGCCGACGTGACGATCTATGTGATCGACACCGCCGCCGGCGAGGAGATCCCGCGCAAGGGCGGGCCGGCGATCACCAAATCCGACATCCTGGTGATCAACAAGACCGATCTCGCGCCTTATGTGGGCGCCTCGCTCGACGTGATGGAGCGCGACGCGACAAAGATGCGCGCCGGGCGGCCCTTTGTCTTTGCCTCGCTGCGCCAGGGGCAGGGGGTGGACGAGGTCGTCACGCTGCTGGCGCAGATCGGCGGGCTGCCCCTGGTCGAAGCCGCCGAGTAGCGCGACAGGCCATCGGTGAGGGTGATGCCATATGGCGCCACCTCATCTTGGCGTTCCTGCCGGTGGCGCGACAAGATATAGTCGCGCCGACTCAGTTACCGGAAAGGGATTCGTTCATGCCGCTCAGCCCCGAACAGCAGGCCGAAATCGACGCGCAGCGCGCCGCTCCGCAGCCGACCCTGCGCGCCGTGTCCGAGGGCATGGAGGCGCATCTCTATACCGCTCAGCCGGTGCTCGACCACGGCTTTGTGCGGGTGGTCGATTACATGGGCGACGACGCGGCGATCTGTCAGGCGGCGCGGGTTTCCTATGGCAAGGGCACCAAATCGGTCAGCAATGACGAGGGGCTGATCCGCTACCTGATGCGGCACTGGCACTCGACCCCGTTCGAGATGTGCGAGGTCAAGCTGCATGTGAAGCTGCCGATCTTTGTGGCGCGGCAGTGGATCCGTCACCGCACCGCCAATGTGAACGAATATTCCGCCCGCTATTCGATCCTCGATCGGGAATTCTATGTCCCCGCGCCCGAGCATCTGGCGGCGCAGTCCGAGGTCAACAACCAGGGCCGGGGCGCCGCGCTTTCGGGCGAAGAGGCCGAGCGCGTGCTGCGCTACCTGCGCGACGACGCGATGCGCAGCTACGACCATTACGAAGAGATGATCTCGACCGAGGGCCAGCAGGGGCTCGCGCGCGAGCTGGCGCGGATGAACCTGCCGGCGAATATCTACACCCAGTGGTACTGGAAGGTGGATCTGCACAACCTGCTGCATTTCCTGCGCCTGCGCGCCGATGCCCATGCGCAATACGAGATCCGCGTCTATGCGGATGCGATCTGCGAGATGGTCAAGGACTGGGTGCCCTTTGCCTATCGCGCCTTCGAGGATTACCGCATGGGCGGCGCGCAGCTCTCGCGCAGCGCGCTCGACTGTGTGCGCCGGATGCTCAAGGGCGAAGAGGTCACGCAGGAAAGCTCCGGCATGTCCAAGGGCGAGTGGCGCGAGTTCAAGGCGGTGCTCGACGGCGAGGCCTGAAGAGGCGCCGCATCCCTCCTTCCGCGGTCCCGGGACGATCTGACGGCGCGGCGCTCTCGACATCTGCGCCGGGCTGTCTAGGTTTCTAGGAAAGACCGTAAGGAGGTGTCACATGGGCATCCGGTATCTGCACACCATGGTCCGCGTGAAGGACCTGGAAAAATCTCTCGCATTCTACAAGCTTCTCGGGCTGAAGGAGCGCCGCCGCAGCGAAAGCGAAAAGGGCCGCTTCACCCTGGTTTTCCTCTGCCCGCCGGAACAGGATGACGGCACCGCGGATGTGGAGCTGACCTATAACTGGGACGGCGACGAGGGGCTGCCCTCGGATTCGCGGCATTTCGGCCATCTCGCCTATACCGTGCCGGATATCTACGAGATGTGTCAGACGCTCATGGACAATGGCGTGACCATCAACCGGCCGCCGCGCGACGGGCATATGGCCTTTGTGCGCTCGCCCGACAATGTGTCGATCGAGCTCTTGCAGCAGGGCGATGCGCTGCCGCCGCAGGAGCCCTGGGCGAGCATGGAAAATACAGGCCATTGGTAAGGGCCGCCGCCCTCCGGCTCGCGGCGCTGGCCGTTGTGGCGCTGACGCTTCTTCCGGGCGCGGCGCGGGCCGAGGGCTGCCGGCTGGCGCTGCTGCTGGCGCTCGATGTGTCGTCCTCGGTGGATGACAGCGAATACCGGCTGCAAAAACAGGGGCTGGCGGCGGCGCTGTCGGACCCGGACGTCAAGCGCTCGATCCTCGAAGGCGAGGGGCATGTCGCGCTGTCGGTCTATGAATGGAGCGGTCGGCGGCAGTCGACGCTGCTGCTCGACTGGATCCTGCTCTCCGATGAGGATGCGCTGAACCAGGCGGTGGGCACGATCCTTGCCGCGCCACGCAGCTACAACCGGTTTCCCACCGCGATGGGCTATGCGCTGGGCTACGGGGCCGGGTTGCTGGAGCAGGCGCCGCCCTGCGGGCGCAAGGTGATCGACGTCTCCGGCGACGGCATCACCAATGACGGGTTCCGCCCGCAGCAGGCTTATGCACATTTCCCCTTTCAGGGCGTGGTGGTGAACGGGCTGGCGGTGCTGGGGTCCGATCCGCGCGTGGTGGACTATTTTCGCGGAGAGGTGGCGCATGGCCCGGGCGCCTTTGTCGAGGTGGCCGAGGGCTATGAGGATTTTCGCCGCGCGATGACTCTGAAATTGTTCCGCGAACTCAATGACATGATCGTGGGTGTGCTACGGCCTTGACCCGTTGCCGCAGTGCCTTGTGAGGTGCGCTGCACCGATCGGGTTGTCGCGGGAGGTCTGATGCGGCATTGTGTCGCTGCGAATCCGTGCTAGGCTCCTCCTTCAGGGAGGACACCACATGCTGAATTTCTCGATCGGCCTGTTTCTGGGTTTGCTGATCATGGCGCCAGCCGTGAGCATTGTTCTATGCGCCGCGTCGCTGACGCGCCGGGCGGAAGGGCGTGAGACACGTCCGATCCGCCGGCGGCTTCTGATCGCGGGCGCCCCGGGGCGCTGAGCCGTTCAAGGACGGATCGCGCAACCGGCCTGCCGCCTTGGAGGAGGGGGCGGCGGGCCGGTCTGCGGGGTCAGTAGATATATCTGATCTGATCGGTCCAGAACCGTTCGAGCCGGCGCAGCGAGGTGTTGATGACATCGAGCCCGTCGAGATCGATCATGTTGCGCCCTTCCAGGCCCTCGGAGTGGCGTTCGAACAGCGATTGCACCATGTCGCGCACCTCGCGCCCCTGAGCGGTCAGCCGCACCCGTACCGAGCGTCGGTCAATCTCGCAGCGCTGGTGGTGCATATAGCCCATCTCGACCAGCTTCTTGAGATTGTAGCTGACATTGCTGCCCTGATAGTAGCCGCGCGATTTCAACTCGCCCGCCGTCACCTCGTTATCGCCGATATTGTAGAGGAGCAGCGCCTGCACCGCGTTGATCTCGATAACCCCGGTGCGCTCGAACTCGTCCTTGATCACGTCGAGCAGCAGCCGGTGCAGCCGCTCGACCAGGGACAGCGTTTCAAGGTACCCGGCCATGTAGCCGCTGAGCGGCCTGTTTCCCATGGAGGCATGAATGCTCATAACCGTCTCCGCCTGTATTCGTTGACAGGCAGGTTTGCGGCAAAAAGACGAACAATCGGTTAAATCGCCTAAGATACTTGGAAAACCGCAGATTTCCGCGCGTCAGCGGTTGCAGGCGGTCGTGGCGATATCGTCAATCAGCCCGCGCAGGGCATCGGGCGCCGGGCGCTGGCCCGAAACCCACTGATAGAGATCCTGGTCGTTCTCCTCCAGCAGCGCCTCGTAAGCGTCGAGCTGCGCCGCATCCATCTGCGCCAGCTTCGCCTCGGAATAGCGCATGAGGATGATGTCCATCTCCTTGATGCCGCGCCGCATGGAACGCATCGACAGCCGTTTCAGGCGGTGTTCCGGAGTTTCGCTCATGCCTCTTCCTTCAGCAGCTGGCGCAGGGTCTTTTCCAGCCGTCCCAGCCGGTCGCCGGCGGTCTGGATCTGGGTCTTGAGCGCGCGGATCTCCAGCAGCGCCTCGTTGATATCCGCGGGCAGGGTGCCGCCATCGCCCTCGGGCGCCGCGAGCCCCTCGCCCTCGCCGGTGAGCAGCCAGCCCATCGACACGTTGAGCAGCCCGGCCAGCATCTGCAACTTGTTGGCGCGGGGCTCCGAGAGATCGTTTTCCCAGCCCTGAAGCGTCTTGAGCTTGATGCCCATGCGCCGCGCCAGTTTCTCCTGGCCCATGCCCGCGGCCTCGCGCGAGGCCGCAATGCGGTCGCCGAAGGTGGCGGCGTCGGGGCCGTACCAGTCTGTTGTGTCGTTCATCTCGCTCTCCTCCGGCCTCCCGGGCCGTTTCCCTCGCGGTGGAAGCCGCTTGAACGGGTGCTGGGCGCACCCTATGACAGTCGGGACCCCAATTCAAACGGTGCCCCCATGGCTTTTCTCTCCGATACCCTCGCCCGTGTGAAACCCTCGCCCACGGTGGCCGTCACCCAGCTCGCCAACGAGCTGAAGGCGCAGGGCAAGGATGTCATTGGACTCGGTGCCGGCGAGCCCGATTTTGACACGCCCGACAATATCAAGGAGGCGGCGATTGCGGCCATCCATGCGGGAAAAACGAAATACACCGCGCCGGACGGGATCATCGAGCTGAAACAGGCGATCTGCGCCAAGTTCAAGCGCGAGAACGGGCTCGATTACGAGCCCGCGCAGATCAGCGTCTCCACCGGCGGCAAGCAGGTTCTCTACAATGCCTTCATGGCAACGCTGAACCCCGGCGACGAGGTGATCATCCCGGCGCCCTACTGGGTGAGCTATCCCGACATGGTGCTGCTCGGGCAGGGTACGCCGGTGATCGTCGAGGGCAAGCCCGAGCTCGGTTACAAGATCACGCCCGAGATGCTGGAAGCGGCGATCACGCCGAAAACCAAGTGGTTCCTGTTCAACTCGCCGTCGAACCCCACCGGCGCCGGCTATTCCCGCGCCGAGCTGAAAGCGCTGACCGATGTGCTGATGCGGCACCCGCATGTCTGGGTGATGACCGACGACATGTACGAGCATCTGGCCTATGACGGGTTCGAATTCTGCACCCCCGCGCAGGTGGAGCCGGCGCTCTACGACCGCACGCTGACCTGCAACGGCGTCTCCAAGGCCTATGCCATGACCGGCTGGCGCATCGGCTATGCCGGCGGGCCGAAGGAGCTTATCGCGGCGATGCGCAAGATCCAGTCGCAATCGACCACCAACCCCTGCTCGATCAGCCAGTGGGCGGCGGTCGAGGCGCTGACCCGGCCGCAGGACTTCCTCGTTGAATGGGTCGAGGTCTTCAAACGCCGCCGCAATCTGGTGGTTTCGGCGCTGAACGCCATCGAGGGGATCGAGTGCCCGACCCCGGAGGGCGCGTTCTACGTCTACCCGTCGATCGCCGGGCTGCTGGGCAAGACTTCGGCCGGCGGCACGCTCATCGAGAATGACGAGACCTTCGCCAGGGCGCTGCTCGAAGAGGCGGGTGTCGCGGTGGTGTTCGGCGCGGCCTTTGGCCTCTCGCCCAATTTCCGCATCTCCTACGCGACCTCCGACGCGGCGCTGGAAGAGGCCTGCAACCGCATCGCGGCCTTCTGCGAGGGGCTGGTATAAGCCGGCCTCCGGGCCGGTTTCCGTAACCGAATGGAGCGAGGTATGGCGGGTGAATTGCCGGAATATTACTTTCGGGTGCGCGACAATGGCGCGCTGGTGTTCCGTGTCGATCTGGAGAATCGTCAGCGACGGATCGAGATGGATCAGATCGCCGTGGTCAATCTCAACCGCGACGAGATCAAGCCGCATGGTGACCGGGCGCTGAGCGAGGCCGATCTCGCGGCGATCCGGTCCTGGATGAGCGAGCGCAAAGCGCTGCTCGCCCTGCGCGATATCGACGATATCCACCGCGCCATCGACCATCTCAACATGACCGCGCAATGGGCGCAGTCGCGCGCCAGCGACGACCAGCTCGACGCGGTGACCGACGATCTCTTGCTGGCGATGCATGATCTGCGCTCTGTGCTCGTGCGCAAAAAGGCCGAGCGTCTGACGAAAGACTGAGCTTAGGTGCCGGATTTCGCATGCCAATCGAGGCATTTTCGGGGCGCTGTGCGCAAAACGGAAACGATACGCGGGAATCCGGACAATTCATTGACTTAAAAGGCGGGACTGCTACGCTGCGGCGAAGAATAATTTCCGATCACTTCGGTTTCTCGGGGGACACCATGCGCGCATCCGTTTTTCTCGCCGCCGCCGCGGCTCTGTCGATTTCCGCCTCGCAGGCCATGGCCTGGGGCGACATGTATATGGGCGATGCCACCGCCGATCCCAGCCGCCAGCCGCTGGTGCAGGCCTATCCGTCGGCCAATTACTGCCCCGCCGGCAAACAGCCGGTGATCATCGGCGGCGTGATCTGCTGCGGCGTGCCGACGGCGGGCACCTACTACAATCCGGCCTCCTATGCCCGCAAGACGATCAAGAAGAGCGCGCCGGCCAAATCCTACATGCCCCGCGCCTATGCGCCCGAGGGCGAAAAGGGCGTCGTCTACAAGTAATTCCGGCGCCTTCGGGCCCTTGGCAAAACCGGAGAGGCCGCGTATACGCGCGGCCTGAACCATTTCCGGGGATCCGACCATGCAGGGCAGTGCCAATCTCAACATCATGATCAAGGCGGCGCGCAAGGCGGGCCGCTCGCTGGTGAAGGATTTCCGCGAGGTCGAGAACCTTCAGGTCTCGATGAAGGGCGCGGGCGATTTCGTCAGCAAGGCCGATATCGCCGCCGAGGCGATCCTCAAGGAAGAGCTGCTGGGCGCGCGGCCGACCTATGGCTGGCTCGGCGAGGAGGGCGGCGGCCAGGACGGCGCCGATCCGACGCGCCGCTGGATCGTCGATCCGCTCGACGGCACCACCAACTTTCTGCACGGGCTGCCGCACTGGGCGATCTCCATCGCGCTGGAGCACAAGGGCCAGATCGTCGCCGGCGTGGTCTTCGACCCGGCCAAGGACGAGATGTTCTATGCCGAGAAGGGCAATGGCGCCTGGCTCAACGATTCCCGCCGGCTGCGGGTCTCGGGGCGGTCGCGGATGATCGAGGCGATCTTTGCCACCGGCGTGCCCTTTGCCGCGAAAAAGACCCTGCCGGCGACGCTGAAGGATCTCGCCCGGCTGATGCCGGAATGCGCCGGTGTGCGGCGCTGGGGGGCGGCGGCGCTGGATCTCGCCTACGTGGCGGCGGGCCGCTACGATGGCTACTGGGAGCGCGAGCTGAACCTCTGGGACATCGCCGCGGGCTATCTCATCGCGCAGGAGGCCGGCGCGCTGGTCGACGCGGTCCGCGAGGGGCAGGCGCCGCTTGAGGCGGGCACGATCCTCTGCGCCAACAATGCGATCTTCGACAGCTTCGCCAAGGTGATCCGCGAGAGCTGACCGGCGCGGCCCCCGGCGGCGCGGTCGGGAGGTTTTGCGTATTTCAAAAGAGAAGACGCCAGGGGCAGTGCGCAGCTCTTGGCGTCTTTTCTTTGACGAACACGCCCGCCGGAGGGCGTCCGTCGCGTGCCGCGGGCTCAGCGGTCGGAGGGGTGGTTGACGCCGTCTTCCCAGCGGATCGGCTCGTACTCCGCCGGGTTCACGCCTTCGATGGCGCCCATATTGACCCCGTATTCGTTCGGGTTCGAGCGGCGCTGGTGATACATGTAATTGCCGCAGACCGAGCAG
The window above is part of the Salipiger abyssi genome. Proteins encoded here:
- a CDS encoding inositol monophosphatase family protein — translated: MQGSANLNIMIKAARKAGRSLVKDFREVENLQVSMKGAGDFVSKADIAAEAILKEELLGARPTYGWLGEEGGGQDGADPTRRWIVDPLDGTTNFLHGLPHWAISIALEHKGQIVAGVVFDPAKDEMFYAEKGNGAWLNDSRRLRVSGRSRMIEAIFATGVPFAAKKTLPATLKDLARLMPECAGVRRWGAAALDLAYVAAGRYDGYWERELNLWDIAAGYLIAQEAGALVDAVREGQAPLEAGTILCANNAIFDSFAKVIRES
- a CDS encoding pyridoxal phosphate-dependent aminotransferase, which translates into the protein MAFLSDTLARVKPSPTVAVTQLANELKAQGKDVIGLGAGEPDFDTPDNIKEAAIAAIHAGKTKYTAPDGIIELKQAICAKFKRENGLDYEPAQISVSTGGKQVLYNAFMATLNPGDEVIIPAPYWVSYPDMVLLGQGTPVIVEGKPELGYKITPEMLEAAITPKTKWFLFNSPSNPTGAGYSRAELKALTDVLMRHPHVWVMTDDMYEHLAYDGFEFCTPAQVEPALYDRTLTCNGVSKAYAMTGWRIGYAGGPKELIAAMRKIQSQSTTNPCSISQWAAVEALTRPQDFLVEWVEVFKRRRNLVVSALNAIEGIECPTPEGAFYVYPSIAGLLGKTSAGGTLIENDETFARALLEEAGVAVVFGAAFGLSPNFRISYATSDAALEEACNRIAAFCEGLV
- a CDS encoding helix-turn-helix domain-containing protein, translated to MNDTTDWYGPDAATFGDRIAASREAAGMGQEKLARRMGIKLKTLQGWENDLSEPRANKLQMLAGLLNVSMGWLLTGEGEGLAAPEGDGGTLPADINEALLEIRALKTQIQTAGDRLGRLEKTLRQLLKEEA
- a CDS encoding succinate dehydrogenase assembly factor 2, which gives rise to MSETPEHRLKRLSMRSMRRGIKEMDIILMRYSEAKLAQMDAAQLDAYEALLEENDQDLYQWVSGQRPAPDALRGLIDDIATTACNR